A single Asticcacaulis excentricus DNA region contains:
- a CDS encoding putative DNA binding domain-containing protein, translating to MPTLKDLEPLLTEPCEDLAVEYKDWINLTTNEHKAVLAKAAIALVNHGGGFITIGFAETAAGLTSNERPAAIPEITQDAVNAAIQRYATPAFHCRMFNVTHPVTGIVHPVISVPPTLTVPVMSKRDCNNVINQARCYIRKPGPKSEEAHTPEEWRDLLNRCLRAGRDDMLDAIRAIVSGRVEPQGVEADNRARLIDFCTLSKARWEELIADLPADAPSRMPLGRYELGFALLGATPLPGLGVTQDALDNARRIKLTGWSPFLRMSTPGWEPYPHDAYVEAWVGRPVGDRIRQPAHADFWRVSPEGMLYTVRGYAEDSLERYAPGAVFDVTLPVWRVAEALLFARRMAEAFEGVDAIAIWCKFSGLAGRALVSMTGDQPVFGDDVCRTPEIVLEGQATLVQIDDTLVEVMQQLLSPLYERFNFFRLEQRLVEGETAKLLRGI from the coding sequence ATGCCGACCCTAAAAGACTTAGAACCCCTGCTCACAGAGCCCTGCGAAGACCTGGCAGTCGAGTATAAAGACTGGATCAATCTCACTACCAATGAGCACAAGGCTGTGTTGGCGAAGGCCGCCATCGCCCTGGTCAATCACGGTGGTGGCTTTATCACCATAGGCTTCGCCGAAACGGCTGCCGGACTTACCTCAAATGAACGACCTGCGGCTATCCCAGAAATCACACAGGACGCGGTGAATGCTGCCATTCAGCGATACGCGACCCCAGCATTTCACTGCCGGATGTTCAATGTCACCCACCCTGTCACGGGCATCGTTCATCCGGTCATATCGGTGCCGCCAACCCTGACTGTACCCGTGATGAGCAAGAGGGACTGCAACAATGTGATCAATCAGGCCAGATGCTACATTCGTAAACCGGGTCCGAAAAGCGAGGAGGCCCATACGCCCGAAGAATGGCGCGACCTGCTGAATCGATGTCTCCGGGCCGGCCGAGATGACATGCTGGATGCGATACGCGCCATCGTATCGGGGCGGGTTGAACCGCAGGGCGTAGAGGCCGACAACCGGGCAAGGCTCATCGATTTCTGTACCCTTTCGAAGGCGCGCTGGGAAGAATTGATCGCTGACTTACCGGCCGATGCCCCTTCCCGCATGCCTCTGGGCCGGTATGAACTCGGCTTTGCTCTTTTGGGGGCTACGCCGTTGCCAGGACTCGGTGTGACGCAGGATGCCCTCGACAATGCGCGGCGGATAAAGCTCACCGGCTGGTCGCCGTTTCTACGCATGAGTACGCCTGGATGGGAGCCGTATCCGCACGACGCCTATGTGGAAGCATGGGTGGGTCGTCCTGTAGGTGACCGCATTCGGCAGCCAGCTCATGCGGACTTCTGGCGCGTTTCGCCGGAAGGCATGCTTTATACCGTGCGCGGCTATGCAGAGGACTCGCTTGAGCGCTATGCGCCGGGGGCGGTTTTTGATGTTACACTGCCGGTCTGGCGAGTGGCCGAGGCCCTTCTGTTCGCGCGCAGAATGGCGGAGGCGTTCGAAGGCGTCGACGCCATCGCAATTTGGTGCAAGTTTTCGGGGTTGGCAGGGCGTGCGCTGGTTAGTATGACCGGCGATCAGCCTGTGTTTGGGGACGATGTTTGCCGGACGCCGGAAATCGTCCTCGAAGGGCAGGCGACCCTTGTGCAGATCGATGACACCCTGGTCGAGGTGATGCAACAATTGCTTTCGCCGCTTTACGAGCGCTTCAACTTCTTTCGCCTCGAACAGCGTCTCGTCGAAGGCGAGACGGCGAAGCTCTTGCGGGGGATTTAG
- a CDS encoding DUF736 domain-containing protein, whose amino-acid sequence MPQIGQFTRLRGLFTGDIRTLLIDRHIVLVPVANPSTGSSPSYTIHLKDADGPEVGAAWKRTGDRVGEYLSLLLDDPTLAAPLRANLFQKDDDKKVWTLIWKREETRRAKPEDAS is encoded by the coding sequence ATGCCCCAAATTGGTCAGTTCACGCGCCTGCGCGGCCTCTTCACGGGAGACATCCGCACCCTCCTAATCGACCGCCATATTGTACTCGTGCCGGTCGCCAACCCGTCCACGGGGTCATCCCCGAGTTACACCATTCACCTGAAAGACGCCGACGGACCGGAAGTCGGGGCCGCCTGGAAACGTACCGGTGACCGCGTCGGGGAGTATCTGTCACTCCTCCTCGATGATCCCACACTGGCGGCCCCTTTGCGTGCAAACCTCTTCCAGAAAGACGACGACAAGAAGGTCTGGACGCTCATCTGGAAACGCGAAGAGACGCGCAGAGCAAAGCCTGAGGACGCATCATGA
- a CDS encoding S26 family signal peptidase: MTRPLCPPHRRISRPVLALMTATGLILIAASTVSRQKVVLWNATSSVPRGLYMVSREISLDPGTLLVVHLPEPVAHLASKRGYLPTDIPLIKPVAAGPEAAVCRHGDTIFVNGKARGVAKAVDLKGRPLPVWQGCHRLRNDEVFLMNSQNPDSFDGRYFGPIPTQNILGTAHPLLTEEPSLAPAAFPTHR, encoded by the coding sequence ATGACGCGACCCCTCTGCCCGCCCCATCGCCGGATATCACGCCCTGTCCTGGCCCTGATGACCGCCACTGGGCTTATACTGATTGCGGCAAGCACCGTTTCCCGTCAAAAGGTGGTTCTTTGGAATGCGACCAGCAGTGTGCCGCGGGGACTTTATATGGTCTCCCGGGAGATCAGCCTGGACCCTGGAACCCTCCTCGTCGTCCATTTGCCAGAACCGGTGGCGCATCTGGCATCAAAACGCGGCTATTTGCCTACCGACATCCCCCTGATCAAACCGGTCGCCGCTGGCCCCGAAGCGGCGGTGTGCCGACACGGCGACACGATTTTCGTCAATGGGAAAGCGCGTGGGGTCGCTAAGGCCGTCGATCTGAAGGGCCGTCCTCTACCCGTCTGGCAGGGTTGTCATCGTCTGCGCAACGACGAGGTTTTCCTCATGAATTCACAAAACCCGGACAGCTTCGATGGGCGATACTTCGGCCCAATCCCCACTCAAAACATCCTCGGAACGGCGCATCCCCTCCTCACAGAAGAGCCTTCCCTGGCACCCGCAGCCTTCCCCACACATCGTTGA
- a CDS encoding helix-turn-helix transcriptional regulator: MATAHSGPLQRFLRTPEAARLLGLSGRTLEKHRCNGTGPYYSKLGGRVVYAAADLLKWVKRGGRRSTADKVDKPIKPTHHKKKKHRRKGKKK, translated from the coding sequence ATGGCAACGGCACATTCCGGGCCGCTTCAACGGTTCCTCAGGACGCCCGAGGCGGCGCGCCTGCTCGGCTTATCCGGGCGCACCCTCGAAAAGCATCGCTGCAACGGCACCGGTCCTTATTATAGCAAACTCGGTGGTCGGGTGGTCTACGCCGCCGCCGACCTGCTCAAGTGGGTCAAACGTGGCGGGCGCCGCTCAACAGCGGACAAGGTCGATAAGCCGATCAAACCCACTCACCACAAAAAGAAAAAGCACCGGCGGAAGGGCAAAAAAAAATGA
- a CDS encoding DUF7146 domain-containing protein: MPSPEISDLAYRLGREAEAVCRHYLSAGQRSGKYWQVGNIQNQPGASLYVRLVDTRAGVAGKWTDASTGEHGDLLDIIRLRCRLSRFVDIVDEARAFLALPRQPVVPPTNRIKGASPDAACRLISASQPLADTLAMEYLHRRKLIDLSHTTALRFHPNCYVRPRSGSSRAAWPAMIAAVTDLDGKVTGAHRTWLDPVTADKAPIDPPRKAMGHLLGNAVRLGAVNDVLAVGEGIETVLSLRQALPTLPLAAALSAAHLSAFLFPSGLRRLYIAVDRDHAGQRARRALTERAMSVGIEAIPLLPRLGDFNEDLCMFDADQLRATLVEQVRPEDFIRFTRFSNRR; this comes from the coding sequence ATGCCCTCCCCCGAAATCTCTGATCTGGCGTACCGTCTCGGCCGGGAGGCCGAGGCGGTTTGCCGACACTACCTGTCTGCAGGCCAGCGCTCGGGCAAATACTGGCAGGTGGGCAATATTCAGAATCAGCCCGGCGCCTCCCTCTATGTGCGCCTCGTCGATACCCGTGCCGGCGTCGCCGGTAAATGGACAGACGCGTCGACGGGCGAGCACGGTGACCTTCTGGACATCATCCGGCTCAGGTGCCGATTATCGAGGTTCGTCGATATTGTCGACGAGGCACGCGCCTTCCTGGCATTGCCCCGGCAGCCGGTCGTCCCGCCGACCAATCGCATAAAGGGTGCATCACCAGACGCTGCCTGCCGCCTTATCAGCGCCTCGCAACCCCTCGCGGACACCCTGGCGATGGAATACCTTCACCGACGCAAACTGATCGACTTGAGCCATACGACCGCTCTGCGCTTCCACCCGAATTGCTATGTCCGCCCCCGGTCCGGATCAAGCCGTGCGGCATGGCCGGCCATGATTGCGGCCGTAACCGATCTTGACGGCAAGGTCACCGGTGCCCACCGTACATGGCTTGACCCAGTCACTGCGGACAAGGCACCCATCGATCCGCCGCGCAAGGCGATGGGCCATCTTCTCGGAAATGCCGTTCGCTTAGGCGCGGTTAATGACGTCCTGGCCGTCGGCGAAGGCATCGAGACCGTTCTATCGCTTCGTCAGGCCCTGCCGACCCTGCCTCTGGCCGCAGCCCTCTCTGCCGCTCACTTGTCGGCCTTCCTTTTCCCATCGGGTTTGCGCCGCCTCTACATTGCCGTTGATCGGGATCATGCCGGTCAACGCGCACGCAGAGCACTGACAGAACGCGCTATGTCCGTCGGCATCGAGGCTATTCCACTCCTACCGCGCCTTGGAGATTTCAACGAAGATCTCTGCATGTTCGACGCCGATCAACTCCGCGCAACCCTGGTCGAACAGGTCCGCCCGGAAGACTTCATCCGATTTACGCGTTTCTCAAACCGCCGGTGA
- a CDS encoding DUF736 domain-containing protein: MATIGTFKKSNNEFNGEIVTLSVQARGVRIIPDARASGENAPTHRVMVGRAEIGAAWTKKSSEGRAYLSLKLDDPSFSGPIFANLFDDEDSDTYSLIWSRPVRRSND, from the coding sequence ATGGCTACCATCGGCACCTTCAAGAAGTCCAATAACGAGTTCAATGGCGAAATCGTCACCCTCTCGGTTCAAGCCCGCGGCGTTCGCATCATTCCCGACGCCCGCGCTTCCGGCGAGAACGCCCCCACCCACCGCGTCATGGTGGGCCGCGCTGAAATCGGCGCCGCCTGGACCAAAAAGTCCAGCGAAGGCCGCGCCTATCTGAGCCTCAAGCTGGATGACCCATCGTTCAGCGGTCCGATCTTCGCCAACCTCTTTGACGACGAAGATAGCGATACCTACAGCCTGATCTGGTCGCGCCCGGTACGCCGCAGCAACGACTAA
- a CDS encoding GntR family transcriptional regulator yields MAKQSPLKAMQAYEAVKQEVLSGRLAPGEWIDVNAMASALAISITTVRLALYKLAGEELVEGHPRQGFFMRPLTESTLQDLFAVREALQLIAIRFAQIGNSAALREAICQNAANPVAAIDGLFRDIAVFSGHDELSQWIERAGNRLAFLRESGTRLLPNVRPDQEAMAALWINGDLQGLEAHLLSFGQTLRQHIPEIAAQLRTKRHSTMSST; encoded by the coding sequence ATGGCGAAGCAGAGCCCTCTGAAGGCCATGCAAGCCTATGAGGCGGTGAAACAGGAAGTGCTCTCTGGCAGACTGGCACCCGGGGAGTGGATCGATGTCAATGCCATGGCAAGCGCGCTTGCCATTAGCATCACGACGGTCCGATTAGCCCTTTATAAGCTGGCCGGGGAGGAATTGGTTGAAGGCCATCCCCGGCAGGGTTTCTTTATGCGCCCGTTGACGGAAAGCACGTTGCAGGACCTGTTCGCCGTCAGAGAAGCGCTCCAGTTGATCGCTATTCGCTTCGCGCAGATTGGTAATTCGGCCGCCCTGCGTGAGGCTATTTGCCAGAACGCGGCCAATCCCGTGGCCGCCATCGATGGCCTGTTCCGGGATATTGCCGTCTTTTCAGGCCATGATGAACTGAGCCAGTGGATCGAGCGGGCCGGCAACCGCCTCGCCTTCCTGAGAGAGAGCGGAACCAGACTTTTACCAAATGTGCGCCCCGACCAAGAGGCGATGGCCGCTCTATGGATAAACGGCGACCTCCAAGGCCTTGAAGCCCACCTCCTGAGCTTTGGTCAAACGCTGCGGCAACATATCCCCGAAATTGCCGCGCAACTTCGCACCAAGCGACACAGCACCATGAGTAGCACCTGA
- a CDS encoding NAD(P)-binding protein: MTTTCGKFAACGVSSVSTIKKRRCEKLMTGIGSTTGCGVISGAGLRMDQAKREKGSQVHRDQMLEAAFLHTRIDCYFVGTYAQRVSFASQQYRALDLILALEDKIKPEMRVAVVGAGLAGLMACAVLRHYGAHVHLFEANAEILHRQKAADHRLIHPSITLWPHEKPQLSTNLPVFDWCAASCDRIIANLKREWAETLEPFDCQADNPPEHPLKQTVGAKINGYTRNAGSKEGRLSADEVYPWMADLNFDLVLVTTGYGAENSDAKKDGISYWTPDELIEKRDKALPEKADKTEFYVTGCGDGGLIDALRIVHGDFQNGWITIAIANLLYDTPIAEAIKAAERTALMWARSILSENPQDMRSAYENASVCSHLNDVYTAQAKALLNPKPDDPPAYREANDLLMKSVKKISLSGRVFLAARVAHPFVPNAAPIHKLLIAHALQDNRITYRTGTYFTNKTHSKSWIEFTDHQKVHSGPKTIIIPRHGPEAHHRTIIDSTEQQSLRLRQIMLADRINIHETRTLRKASTTAKALDVRLPYVQSMIAEIDDRYAVDYDGSAYAYHKIVEQAEPSSHCAATLGIDMPVDLFGISSCARFSETETFSLCR; encoded by the coding sequence GTGACCACCACCTGTGGCAAATTTGCCGCGTGCGGAGTTTCTTCCGTCTCAACTATCAAGAAACGCCGTTGTGAAAAATTAATGACAGGGATAGGCTCCACAACCGGATGTGGAGTGATCTCGGGGGCGGGCTTACGGATGGATCAGGCAAAGCGCGAAAAAGGCAGCCAAGTGCATCGCGATCAAATGCTCGAGGCCGCATTCCTCCACACGCGTATAGACTGCTATTTCGTGGGAACCTATGCGCAGAGGGTGAGTTTCGCTTCGCAACAATATCGCGCTCTCGACCTCATCTTAGCCCTTGAAGACAAAATCAAACCCGAAATGCGCGTTGCTGTGGTCGGAGCTGGGTTAGCCGGCCTTATGGCATGCGCTGTCTTGCGACACTACGGTGCTCACGTCCACCTGTTCGAGGCCAATGCAGAAATCCTGCATCGACAAAAGGCCGCCGACCATAGGCTTATTCATCCGTCCATTACTCTATGGCCACATGAAAAACCCCAACTGAGCACGAACCTGCCGGTATTCGACTGGTGCGCCGCCAGTTGCGACCGGATCATTGCCAATCTGAAGCGCGAATGGGCGGAAACCCTTGAACCGTTCGACTGTCAGGCAGACAATCCTCCCGAGCATCCCTTGAAACAAACCGTCGGCGCGAAGATCAACGGATACACGCGCAACGCCGGTTCAAAAGAGGGTCGGCTCTCCGCAGATGAGGTCTATCCCTGGATGGCGGACCTTAATTTCGATCTTGTTCTCGTCACGACCGGGTACGGTGCCGAAAATTCGGACGCCAAAAAAGACGGCATATCCTACTGGACGCCTGATGAACTGATCGAAAAGCGCGATAAAGCCCTGCCAGAGAAAGCCGATAAGACCGAGTTCTATGTAACTGGATGCGGTGATGGAGGGCTTATCGATGCGCTTCGTATCGTCCACGGCGATTTTCAAAATGGATGGATTACCATTGCCATCGCCAATCTCTTGTATGACACGCCGATAGCCGAAGCGATCAAGGCAGCGGAAAGGACCGCTCTGATGTGGGCGCGGTCGATCCTTTCGGAAAACCCCCAAGACATGCGTTCAGCCTATGAAAACGCCTCGGTCTGCAGTCACCTAAACGACGTATATACGGCACAGGCAAAAGCGCTATTGAACCCGAAACCGGATGACCCGCCTGCTTATCGGGAAGCGAACGACCTTCTGATGAAATCTGTAAAAAAAATCTCATTGTCGGGTCGGGTTTTCCTGGCCGCTCGCGTCGCCCACCCCTTCGTACCTAACGCGGCCCCCATCCACAAATTGCTCATTGCCCACGCCCTTCAAGACAACCGGATAACCTACAGAACGGGAACCTATTTCACGAACAAGACCCATTCCAAAAGCTGGATTGAATTCACCGATCATCAGAAAGTACACAGCGGACCGAAGACAATCATTATTCCGCGTCATGGTCCGGAAGCGCATCACCGTACGATCATCGACAGTACCGAGCAGCAAAGCTTGCGCTTGCGCCAAATCATGCTCGCCGACCGGATCAACATCCACGAAACCCGTACACTGCGAAAGGCGTCGACGACGGCAAAGGCGCTGGACGTTCGCCTACCATATGTACAGAGTATGATTGCTGAAATCGACGATCGATATGCCGTTGATTATGATGGCTCAGCGTACGCATATCATAAGATCGTCGAGCAGGCTGAGCCATCGTCTCATTGCGCGGCAACTCTCGGCATCGACATGCCAGTTGATTTGTTCGGCATTTCATCCTGCGCCAGATTCAGCGAAACTGAGACGTTCTCACTATGTCGATAA
- a CDS encoding relaxase/mobilization nuclease domain-containing protein, translated as MTPMDEENEFEIRPGRIRARSIQRQRPFIAQALAAAQKAGATLKNGGLSRKAKGFGRGRRATLIANRLLTQRSRLAVIKARVVRHRRNPNALTAHLRYLQREGVTQDGEKAVLFGRDADQVDRTAFADTCAYDRHHFRFIISPEDATELADIRQFTRDLIRQAETDLGTKLDWVGVAHWNTEHPHVHVILRGKTDLGEDLVISRDYIREGMRARAQALLTDELGPRTDVDIRKSLHRQIESERFTQLDRQLLRDAYHFGYVDLALKDPDPFHVLKAGRVRKLEALGLAEQFAPGQWVLAPETEETLRALGEHGDIIKRIHRALKENETARSSDRLAWGQESLVPDLTGRLLDRGLDDELKGTAYAVIDGVDGRTHHLSFPSLEATTSARPGAIVTLRGATEDRPPRLVVASDLDLKAQVDATGPTWLDHSTMDGSSASWARAGFGAEAREAQSLRQSVLAVRGLAQDYGGEARYPPDLLNRLENEDYRAVCRHVSERFGRHVLEYAANPSVAGRLVDTVDATARRYALLDTGQGLQLVPWSPALSDSIGEWVTGQKRANGSIAWDISRSRGIEIPM; from the coding sequence ATGACCCCGATGGATGAAGAAAACGAATTCGAAATCCGCCCCGGTCGAATCCGGGCCCGTTCGATCCAGCGTCAACGCCCATTCATCGCTCAGGCGCTCGCCGCGGCGCAGAAGGCAGGCGCGACTTTGAAGAATGGGGGCCTCTCCCGAAAGGCTAAGGGCTTTGGCCGCGGTCGCCGGGCGACCCTGATTGCCAATCGACTCCTCACGCAGCGAAGCCGTCTCGCCGTCATCAAGGCGCGCGTCGTCCGGCATCGTCGGAACCCTAACGCGCTCACCGCGCATCTGAGGTATCTCCAGCGCGAAGGCGTCACACAAGACGGAGAAAAGGCCGTCCTGTTCGGGCGCGACGCCGATCAGGTCGACCGCACCGCGTTTGCTGACACCTGCGCCTACGACCGTCATCATTTCCGCTTCATCATATCTCCGGAAGACGCGACTGAACTCGCTGATATTCGGCAGTTCACACGCGACCTGATTCGCCAGGCCGAAACCGATCTCGGCACAAAACTCGACTGGGTTGGCGTGGCGCACTGGAATACCGAGCACCCGCACGTGCATGTCATTTTACGCGGGAAAACAGACCTCGGCGAGGACCTCGTCATCAGTCGCGACTACATCCGCGAGGGCATGCGGGCCCGGGCGCAGGCCCTGCTCACCGATGAGCTGGGACCGCGAACGGATGTTGATATTCGAAAGAGTCTCCATCGCCAGATCGAATCCGAGCGGTTTACGCAGCTTGACCGTCAGCTTCTACGCGACGCCTATCACTTCGGATATGTGGACCTCGCCCTTAAAGACCCGGACCCCTTCCACGTGCTCAAAGCCGGCCGGGTCCGAAAGCTCGAGGCTTTGGGACTGGCGGAACAGTTTGCGCCCGGCCAATGGGTGCTTGCGCCAGAAACCGAAGAGACTCTGCGAGCCCTGGGGGAACACGGCGACATCATCAAACGCATCCACCGCGCGCTGAAAGAGAATGAAACCGCCCGATCTTCGGATAGGCTGGCCTGGGGTCAGGAAAGCCTGGTGCCTGACCTGACCGGGAGGCTCCTCGACCGGGGGCTCGACGATGAATTGAAAGGGACCGCCTATGCGGTAATCGACGGTGTCGATGGCCGAACGCACCATCTCTCCTTTCCATCGCTGGAAGCCACCACCAGCGCGAGGCCAGGTGCTATCGTTACACTGCGAGGGGCAACCGAAGACCGTCCGCCGCGGTTAGTGGTCGCTTCCGATCTCGACCTGAAGGCGCAGGTTGATGCTACCGGCCCGACGTGGCTTGATCATTCGACCATGGATGGATCTTCGGCGTCGTGGGCCCGCGCTGGCTTCGGTGCAGAGGCACGAGAAGCGCAATCTTTAAGACAGTCCGTTCTCGCAGTCAGGGGCCTCGCGCAGGACTACGGGGGCGAGGCTCGGTATCCGCCTGACCTCCTGAACCGCCTTGAAAACGAGGACTATCGGGCGGTGTGCAGACACGTCTCCGAGCGCTTTGGACGGCATGTCCTTGAATACGCAGCCAACCCATCTGTCGCCGGCCGCCTCGTGGACACGGTCGATGCGACCGCCCGCCGATATGCTCTGCTCGATACCGGTCAGGGTCTACAGCTCGTTCCGTGGTCGCCGGCACTTTCGGACTCCATCGGTGAATGGGTGACGGGGCAGAAGCGGGCAAACGGATCCATAGCCTGGGACATCAGTCGCTCAAGAGGCATCGAAATCCCAATGTGA
- a CDS encoding lytic transglycosylase domain-containing protein: protein MIAPTALSLIAVIGQVSGTEAPRFNDGEVAAAVQYASNRFDVPQAWIWAVLEVESAGNPKAISPKGASGLMQLMPQTWEDLRVRYGLGADVHNVRDNVLAGTAYLKDMCIRYGAPGFLAAYNAGPGRYELSLKTGQPLPTETVLYIRKIEQRLGAELHKNGPVCAKPQALPWRSAALFASTDNAPSPTPSSLFPSEASPFVAAAPVASRRAEDVETQGVPGQ, encoded by the coding sequence ATGATCGCGCCGACGGCACTGAGCCTTATTGCCGTCATCGGACAGGTCTCTGGCACAGAAGCGCCTCGCTTCAATGACGGTGAGGTGGCCGCCGCCGTACAATATGCCAGCAATAGATTCGATGTTCCGCAAGCATGGATCTGGGCCGTCCTGGAGGTGGAAAGCGCCGGTAACCCGAAAGCCATTTCCCCGAAAGGCGCATCGGGTCTTATGCAACTCATGCCACAAACCTGGGAAGACTTGCGCGTCCGATATGGCCTGGGCGCCGACGTGCATAACGTCCGCGATAACGTACTCGCAGGTACGGCCTACCTCAAGGATATGTGCATCCGTTACGGCGCCCCCGGCTTTCTGGCAGCCTATAATGCGGGCCCCGGCCGGTATGAATTGAGCCTTAAAACCGGTCAGCCTCTGCCCACGGAAACCGTCCTCTATATACGCAAAATCGAGCAGCGGCTGGGAGCGGAGTTGCACAAGAATGGACCGGTCTGCGCCAAACCTCAGGCCCTGCCCTGGCGTAGCGCCGCGCTGTTTGCCTCAACTGATAACGCTCCATCCCCAACCCCTTCGTCGCTCTTTCCGTCTGAGGCCAGCCCCTTCGTCGCGGCCGCGCCCGTCGCTTCGCGCCGGGCGGAGGACGTCGAAACCCAGGGGGTTCCAGGCCAATGA
- a CDS encoding DUF2493 domain-containing protein, whose product MKTSSYYSPLHTPSTTGQLLDELQLFGYRPFSDEPDPRPLPDAEHLTGAMVDIFDALVSTLEDTRLEPDLEGLLWATVNLFQRAAGRIERDLDDNEIAQRRAQKEQDGSEVKSVELETLVREGLTLIERRSVLELMRDQAAEHYERHTGSVWHPRSGSMVNHRTQTAAMIDSRDFLAARRRADTEVMIPSGPKIAFSGGETDDHAPIWAKLDQIHAKYPDMVLLHGGSQTGAEKIASCWAKTRKVPQVAFVPEWAKHRRAAPFKRNDAMLEVAPIGVIIFPGNGIQENLGDKARKLGIPVWKVAAT is encoded by the coding sequence ATGAAAACGTCCTCCTATTACTCGCCCCTCCACACGCCATCGACCACCGGCCAGTTACTCGATGAACTCCAGCTTTTCGGCTATCGCCCGTTTTCTGACGAGCCAGATCCGCGCCCGCTTCCGGATGCCGAGCACCTCACCGGCGCAATGGTCGATATCTTCGACGCTCTCGTCTCGACCTTAGAAGACACGCGCCTTGAGCCCGATCTCGAAGGCCTTCTGTGGGCGACTGTCAACCTGTTCCAACGCGCAGCGGGCCGCATCGAGCGCGATCTCGATGACAATGAGATCGCGCAACGCCGCGCTCAGAAGGAACAGGATGGCAGCGAGGTCAAATCGGTCGAACTTGAAACGCTGGTCCGCGAAGGCCTGACGCTCATCGAACGTCGCTCCGTACTCGAATTGATGCGCGACCAGGCTGCCGAGCACTATGAGCGCCACACCGGAAGCGTCTGGCATCCCCGCTCAGGATCTATGGTCAATCATCGCACCCAGACCGCGGCCATGATCGACAGCCGCGATTTCCTCGCGGCCAGGCGCCGCGCCGATACCGAGGTCATGATCCCGTCAGGACCGAAGATCGCCTTCTCGGGTGGCGAGACGGACGACCATGCACCTATCTGGGCGAAGCTCGATCAAATCCACGCGAAGTATCCCGATATGGTTCTGCTCCATGGTGGAAGTCAGACAGGCGCCGAAAAGATTGCCTCGTGCTGGGCAAAAACCCGCAAGGTGCCGCAGGTGGCGTTTGTTCCAGAGTGGGCCAAGCATCGCCGGGCCGCACCGTTCAAGCGCAACGACGCCATGCTGGAAGTTGCTCCCATCGGCGTCATCATCTTTCCCGGAAACGGCATCCAGGAGAACCTTGGCGACAAGGCGCGGAAGCTGGGTATCCCGGTGTGGAAAGTGGCCGCGACATAG